One window of the Bradyrhizobium sp. NP1 genome contains the following:
- a CDS encoding DEAD/DEAH box helicase: MSFSHLGLSDKVLAAVAATGYTTPTPIQEQAIPHVLARRDVLGIAQTGTGKTAAFVLPMLTILEKGRARARMPRTLILEPTRELAAQVKESFDKYGAGQKLNVALLIGGVSFGDQDIKLTRGVDVLIATPGRLLDHTERGGLLLTGVELLVIDEADRMLDMGFIPDIERICKLVPFTRQTLFFTATMPPEIRRVTEQFLHNPEKVEVSRPATAAVTVTQSQVRAGREAHDKRDVLRRLLRDAKDLKNAIIFCNRKREVAVLYKSLQKHGFSVGALHGDMDQPARMAALDQFRKGELPLLVASDVAARGLDIPEVSHVFNFDVPHHPDDYVHRIGRTGRAGRAGTAISIVTSLDTKSIAAIEKLIGQAIPRAESGDVGHTASDEADQPREHRSREGAGEGSRGGRKPRRERTPRHANGARNGGAQPQVASPRPPAPTREPRRAPREADPEPGDHSHLPAFLLRPVRARA, from the coding sequence ATGTCCTTTTCTCATCTCGGTTTATCCGACAAGGTGCTCGCGGCAGTTGCAGCTACGGGCTACACCACCCCTACTCCCATTCAGGAACAGGCGATCCCCCATGTGCTGGCACGCCGTGACGTGCTCGGCATCGCCCAGACCGGAACCGGCAAGACCGCAGCCTTCGTGCTGCCCATGCTCACCATCCTGGAGAAAGGCCGCGCACGGGCACGCATGCCCCGCACGCTGATCCTGGAGCCGACCCGCGAGCTCGCCGCGCAGGTCAAGGAGAGTTTCGACAAATATGGCGCCGGCCAGAAGCTCAACGTTGCACTCCTGATCGGCGGCGTCTCCTTCGGCGACCAGGACATCAAATTGACGCGCGGCGTCGACGTCCTGATCGCAACGCCCGGCCGGTTGCTCGACCATACCGAGCGCGGCGGGCTACTGCTCACCGGCGTCGAGCTGCTGGTGATCGACGAAGCCGACCGCATGCTCGACATGGGCTTCATCCCCGACATCGAGCGCATCTGCAAGCTCGTTCCCTTCACCCGCCAGACGCTGTTCTTCACAGCGACGATGCCGCCGGAAATCCGCCGCGTCACCGAGCAGTTCCTGCACAATCCCGAAAAGGTCGAGGTCTCACGGCCGGCCACCGCCGCCGTCACGGTGACGCAATCGCAGGTGCGCGCCGGGCGCGAAGCGCACGACAAACGCGACGTGTTGCGCCGCCTGTTGCGCGACGCCAAGGACCTCAAGAACGCGATCATCTTCTGCAACCGCAAGCGCGAAGTCGCGGTCCTTTACAAGTCGCTGCAGAAGCACGGCTTCAGCGTCGGCGCCCTGCATGGCGACATGGACCAGCCGGCGCGCATGGCCGCGCTCGACCAGTTCCGCAAAGGCGAGCTGCCGCTGCTCGTCGCCTCCGACGTTGCCGCCCGCGGCCTCGATATTCCCGAAGTCAGCCACGTCTTCAATTTCGACGTACCGCACCATCCCGACGATTACGTCCATCGCATCGGCCGTACCGGCCGCGCCGGCCGCGCCGGCACCGCGATTTCGATCGTGACCTCACTCGACACCAAATCCATCGCCGCGATCGAGAAGCTGATCGGACAGGCGATCCCGCGCGCCGAAAGCGGCGACGTCGGCCACACCGCGTCCGACGAAGCCGATCAACCGCGCGAGCACCGTTCGCGCGAAGGCGCAGGTGAAGGATCACGCGGCGGCCGCAAGCCACGCCGCGAGCGGACGCCGCGACACGCTAACGGTGCGCGCAACGGCGGCGCGCAGCCGCAAGTTGCCAGTCCGCGCCCGCCGGCGCCGACACGCGAGCCGCGCCGCGCGCCACGCGAGGCCGACCCCGAGCCGGGTGATCATTCACACCTTCCGGCGTTCCTGCTGCGTCCGGTGCGCGCGCGCGCCTGA
- a CDS encoding GGDEF domain-containing protein — MVKVLDEHERTMAFAEVALGQIKSLRQTAVPRNYEIWYVYATGYNAPLNKIINETLARNGKLTEADLEQIYETYLSHLKTTDRIDKVGARVIGEIDDVMRLLTDALGMSASYDASLSGATEKLAGAKNREQVKTIVETLVKSTREMRETNKALEERLTLSKNEISNLQQSLEAIRAESLTDPLTGLGNRKYFDRMLEMAVQTALANGEPLSLLMFDIDHFKSFNDSYGHLTGDQVLRLVGMSLKQTIKGQDITARYGGEEFAVVLPNTALRQALTVADHIRRAVMAKELKKKSTGEILGRVTISVGVSMLKAGDDTHSLIERADACLYAAKRNGRNRVICEVDPEYAAETQSQVA, encoded by the coding sequence GTGGTCAAGGTGCTCGACGAACACGAACGCACGATGGCCTTTGCCGAAGTTGCTCTCGGCCAGATCAAGTCCCTGCGACAGACCGCAGTGCCCCGCAACTATGAGATCTGGTACGTCTACGCGACCGGCTACAACGCGCCGCTCAACAAGATCATCAACGAGACGCTGGCGCGCAACGGCAAGCTGACCGAGGCCGACCTCGAGCAGATCTACGAAACCTATCTTTCTCACCTGAAAACCACCGACCGCATCGACAAGGTCGGCGCGCGCGTGATCGGCGAGATCGATGACGTGATGCGGCTGCTCACCGATGCGCTCGGCATGTCGGCAAGCTACGACGCGAGCCTGAGCGGCGCGACCGAGAAGCTTGCCGGCGCAAAGAACCGCGAGCAGGTCAAGACGATCGTCGAAACGCTGGTCAAATCGACGCGCGAGATGCGCGAAACCAACAAGGCGCTGGAAGAACGGCTGACCCTGTCAAAGAACGAGATCAGCAATCTGCAGCAGAGCCTCGAGGCGATCCGCGCCGAGAGCCTGACCGATCCGCTCACCGGCCTCGGCAACCGCAAATATTTCGACCGCATGCTCGAAATGGCGGTGCAGACCGCGCTCGCCAACGGCGAGCCGCTGTCGCTCCTGATGTTCGACATCGATCATTTCAAGTCGTTCAACGATTCCTACGGTCACCTCACGGGCGACCAGGTGCTGCGGCTGGTCGGCATGTCGCTGAAGCAGACCATCAAGGGCCAGGACATCACCGCCCGCTATGGCGGCGAGGAGTTCGCGGTCGTGCTGCCGAACACCGCGTTGCGCCAGGCGCTGACCGTCGCCGATCACATCCGCCGCGCGGTCATGGCGAAGGAATTGAAGAAGAAATCGACCGGCGAAATCCTCGGACGCGTCACCATCTCGGTCGGCGTCTCCATGCTGAAGGCCGGCGACGATACCCACTCGCTGATCGAGCGGGCCGACGCCTGCCTCTATGCGGCCAAGCGCAACGGCCGCAATCGCGTCATCTGCGAGGTCGACCCGGAATACGCCGCCGAGACCCAGAGCCAGGTGGCCTGA
- a CDS encoding TfoX/Sxy family protein: MDREFLIDLFADFGPVTIRRMFSGYGISADGTNFALALRAGLYFRADEATIPQFEAEGSKPFQYQTRARTVTVNSYWQLPARLFDDTEELSGWARAALAAAERAAVKKRTRARKAVKKPGATKKPAPRKAAARKSTATAKSVGRGGAVRPPGSGSRRRIPGRPRR; encoded by the coding sequence ATGGACCGCGAATTCCTGATCGACCTGTTCGCAGATTTCGGTCCGGTGACGATTCGCCGGATGTTTTCCGGCTACGGCATTTCCGCCGACGGCACGAACTTCGCGCTGGCGCTGCGCGCCGGACTCTATTTCCGCGCCGACGAAGCGACGATCCCGCAATTCGAGGCGGAAGGCTCAAAGCCGTTCCAGTATCAGACTCGCGCCAGGACCGTTACCGTGAATTCGTACTGGCAATTGCCGGCGCGGCTGTTCGACGACACCGAGGAGCTGAGCGGCTGGGCGCGCGCGGCGCTGGCGGCGGCCGAGCGCGCTGCGGTGAAGAAGCGGACGAGGGCGCGCAAGGCGGTGAAGAAGCCGGGCGCCACGAAGAAGCCGGCGCCACGGAAAGCCGCGGCAAGGAAAAGCACGGCGACAGCCAAATCGGTCGGCCGCGGCGGTGCTGTCAGGCCACCTGGCTCTGGGTCTCGGCGGCGTATTCCGGGTCGACCTCGCAGATGA
- a CDS encoding iron-sulfur cluster assembly accessory protein: MNDMTQPSPTPSKAPRRPRPQVMRLTDAAAQRVLDLTKRADSAIVGIRVGVKNGGCAGQSYTVEYAHEVRPTDEVVEDKGVKILVDPKAVLFLLGTEMDYRADKMQAQFVFNNPNQVSACGCGESVQLTPAKV; the protein is encoded by the coding sequence ATGAACGACATGACACAGCCATCGCCCACTCCCTCCAAGGCTCCGAGGCGGCCCCGCCCGCAGGTGATGCGGCTGACCGACGCCGCGGCGCAGCGCGTGCTGGACCTGACCAAGCGGGCGGATTCCGCGATCGTCGGCATCCGCGTCGGCGTCAAGAACGGCGGCTGCGCCGGGCAGTCCTACACGGTCGAATACGCCCATGAGGTTCGGCCGACCGACGAGGTGGTCGAGGACAAAGGCGTGAAGATCCTGGTCGATCCGAAGGCCGTGCTGTTCCTCTTGGGAACGGAGATGGACTACAGGGCCGACAAGATGCAGGCGCAGTTCGTCTTCAACAATCCCAACCAGGTTTCAGCCTGCGGCTGCGGCGAGTCGGTGCAGCTCACGCCGGCCAAGGTATGA
- a CDS encoding SUF system Fe-S cluster assembly protein — MTEAADVKTANMETQSALPPEETERLSSEIIAALKTVFDPEIPADIYELGLIYKVELKDDRSVDVVMTLTTPNCPAAGELPTMVENAIASVPGVGIVNVNIVWEPPWSPERMSDEARLVLNMW; from the coding sequence ATGACTGAGGCAGCCGACGTCAAAACCGCCAACATGGAAACCCAATCGGCGCTGCCGCCGGAAGAGACCGAGCGGCTGAGCAGCGAGATCATCGCCGCGCTGAAGACGGTGTTCGACCCGGAAATTCCGGCCGACATCTACGAACTCGGCCTGATCTACAAGGTGGAGCTCAAGGACGACCGCAGCGTCGACGTCGTGATGACGCTGACCACGCCGAACTGTCCCGCGGCGGGCGAATTGCCGACCATGGTCGAGAACGCGATCGCGAGCGTTCCCGGCGTCGGCATCGTCAATGTCAATATCGTCTGGGAACCGCCGTGGTCGCCAGAACGGATGAGCGACGAGGCGCGCCTCGTTCTCAATATGTGGTGA
- a CDS encoding cysteine desulfurase has product MSNEPRKADTSHPAVLNGSYDVARVRQDFPALAMQIYGKPLVYLDNAASAQKPKAVLDRMMHAYTSEYANVHRGLHYLANAATEAYEGARTKVAQFVNARRSEEIIFTRNVTEAINLVASSWGEPNIGEGDEIVLSIMEHHSNIVPWHFLRERHGAVIKWAGVDDDGNFLIEEFEKLLSPRTKLVAITQMSNALGTVVPVKEVVRIAHARGIKVLVDGAQGAVHLPVDVQDIDCDFYAFTGHKLYGPTGIGVLYAKHEHLVAMRPYNGGGEMIREVAQDWVTYGDPPHKFEAGTPPIVQAIGLGAAIDYVDSIGKERIAAHEHGLLTYAQERLREINSLRLIGTAKNKGPVISFDVKGAHPHDVATVIDRQGIAVRAGTHCVMPLLERFNVTATCRASFGMYNTREEVDHLVQALIKAREMFA; this is encoded by the coding sequence GTGTCCAACGAACCTCGGAAAGCGGATACCAGCCACCCGGCGGTGCTTAACGGCTCCTACGACGTGGCGCGCGTGCGCCAGGACTTTCCGGCGCTGGCGATGCAGATCTACGGCAAGCCGCTGGTCTATCTCGACAACGCCGCCTCCGCGCAGAAGCCGAAAGCGGTGCTTGACCGCATGATGCATGCCTACACGTCCGAATACGCCAACGTGCATCGCGGCCTGCATTATCTCGCCAATGCTGCGACCGAGGCCTATGAGGGCGCGCGGACCAAGGTCGCGCAGTTCGTCAACGCGCGACGCAGCGAAGAGATCATCTTCACCCGCAACGTCACCGAAGCGATCAACCTGGTTGCCTCGTCCTGGGGCGAGCCGAATATCGGCGAGGGTGATGAGATCGTGCTCTCGATCATGGAGCACCATTCCAACATCGTGCCCTGGCATTTCCTTCGGGAGCGCCACGGCGCCGTCATCAAATGGGCTGGTGTCGACGACGACGGCAATTTCCTGATCGAGGAATTCGAAAAGCTGCTCTCACCGCGCACCAAGCTGGTCGCGATCACCCAGATGTCGAATGCGCTCGGCACGGTGGTGCCGGTCAAGGAGGTCGTGCGGATCGCGCATGCGCGCGGCATCAAGGTGCTGGTCGACGGCGCGCAAGGCGCGGTGCACCTGCCGGTCGACGTTCAGGACATCGATTGCGACTTCTATGCCTTCACCGGCCACAAGCTCTACGGCCCGACCGGCATCGGCGTGCTCTATGCCAAGCATGAGCATCTGGTCGCGATGCGGCCTTACAACGGCGGCGGCGAGATGATCCGCGAGGTTGCGCAGGACTGGGTGACCTACGGCGATCCGCCGCACAAGTTCGAGGCCGGCACCCCGCCGATCGTGCAGGCGATCGGCCTTGGGGCGGCGATCGACTATGTCGATTCGATCGGCAAGGAGCGTATCGCCGCCCATGAGCATGGCCTTTTGACCTATGCGCAGGAGCGGCTGCGCGAGATCAACTCGCTACGCCTGATCGGAACGGCGAAAAACAAGGGGCCGGTGATCTCCTTCGACGTGAAGGGCGCCCATCCCCATGACGTGGCGACCGTCATCGACCGCCAGGGGATTGCGGTGCGTGCCGGCACTCATTGCGTGATGCCGCTTTTAGAGCGGTTCAACGTCACGGCGACCTGTCGAGCCTCGTTCGGCATGTATAATACGCGGGAAGAAGTCGATCATCTGGTGCAGGCGCTGATCAAGGCGCGGGAAATGTTCGCATGA
- the sufD gene encoding Fe-S cluster assembly protein SufD yields the protein MNIALAKTDTPSAAARAFAAAHGRLPGTGRVAEVRRQAFEAFERTGLPHRRIEEWKYTDLRMLMRDVLPLAAAPDAAALARAKAALAAHAIEGTAKLVLVDGQFVPTLSDADKAISVRSLREVLEKEANEARADLLVTEQSDPMLSLNAALATDGVVVGVADGVTLERPIQIIHVATSASASIVTRSHLKFGKGSRATFVESFVAAEGAKGYQVNDAVIIWIGDGAELAHVRLMADATDAVNVTSGIITAGARAQIKLFNMTSGGAVSRFQGFVTFAGEGSELTANGVNLLNGKQHGDTTLVVDHAVPHCTSRENFRAVIDDRAHSVFQGRIIVRPDAQKTDGKMMTRALLLSDEAEADNKPELEIFADDVTCGHGATAGALDDSLLFYLRARGLPEKEAQALLIQAFVGEAIEEIPDERLRELAIATAQRWLETRT from the coding sequence ATGAACATCGCTTTGGCAAAAACCGATACCCCATCGGCTGCGGCGCGCGCCTTCGCAGCGGCGCATGGCCGGCTGCCCGGCACGGGCAGGGTGGCCGAGGTGCGCCGCCAGGCCTTCGAGGCCTTCGAGCGCACCGGCCTGCCGCACCGGCGGATCGAGGAATGGAAATACACCGACCTGCGCATGCTGATGCGCGACGTGCTGCCGCTTGCGGCCGCGCCCGATGCGGCGGCGCTGGCGCGGGCCAAGGCGGCACTGGCCGCGCATGCGATCGAGGGGACGGCCAAGCTGGTGCTGGTCGACGGCCAGTTCGTACCCACGCTGTCCGACGCGGACAAGGCAATCAGCGTGCGCTCGTTGCGCGAGGTTCTTGAGAAGGAGGCCAATGAGGCGCGTGCCGATCTGCTCGTCACCGAGCAGAGCGATCCGATGCTTTCGCTCAACGCCGCGCTCGCCACCGACGGCGTCGTGGTCGGCGTCGCCGACGGCGTGACGCTCGAGCGGCCAATCCAGATCATTCACGTCGCAACCAGCGCTTCCGCATCGATCGTGACGCGTTCGCATCTGAAGTTCGGCAAGGGCTCGCGAGCGACGTTCGTGGAAAGCTTCGTCGCTGCCGAGGGCGCCAAGGGCTATCAGGTCAATGACGCCGTGATCATCTGGATCGGCGATGGCGCGGAGCTGGCGCATGTCCGGCTAATGGCTGATGCCACTGACGCGGTGAACGTCACCTCGGGCATCATCACGGCGGGCGCCAGGGCGCAGATCAAACTGTTCAACATGACGAGCGGCGGCGCGGTCAGCCGGTTCCAGGGATTTGTCACGTTCGCGGGCGAAGGCTCCGAGCTCACGGCCAACGGCGTCAATCTGTTGAACGGCAAGCAGCACGGCGACACGACGCTGGTCGTGGACCACGCGGTGCCGCATTGCACGAGCCGCGAGAATTTCCGTGCCGTGATCGACGATCGCGCCCATTCGGTGTTCCAGGGCCGCATCATCGTGCGTCCCGACGCGCAGAAGACCGACGGCAAGATGATGACGCGGGCGCTGCTGCTGTCGGACGAGGCGGAAGCCGACAACAAGCCGGAGCTCGAAATCTTTGCCGACGACGTCACCTGCGGCCACGGCGCGACTGCCGGTGCGCTCGACGACAGCCTGCTGTTCTACCTGCGCGCCCGCGGCCTTCCTGAGAAGGAAGCGCAGGCGCTCCTGATCCAGGCGTTCGTGGGCGAGGCGATCGAGGAGATTCCCGACGAGCGCCTGCGTGAGCTGGCGATCGCAACCGCGCAGCGCTGGCTGGAGACGCGGACATGA
- the sufC gene encoding Fe-S cluster assembly ATPase SufC, producing the protein MALLEVKDLHVRVEDREILHGLSLTVNKGEVHAIMGPNGSGKSTLSHVIAGKPGYEVTEGEILFKGEDLLAMAPDERAASGVFLAFQYPVEIPGVTTMNFLRTAYNAQRKARGEGELMAPEFLKKVREVAKSLNIPQDMLKRGVNVGFSGGEKKRNEVLQMALFEPSLCILDEMDSGLDIDALRIAADGVNALRSADRGMVVITHYQRLLNYIVPDFVHVMSKGRVVKSGGKELALELEESGYAQFEDAA; encoded by the coding sequence ATGGCATTGCTTGAAGTGAAAGACCTGCACGTCCGCGTCGAGGATCGCGAGATCCTGCATGGATTGTCGCTGACCGTAAACAAGGGCGAGGTGCATGCGATCATGGGGCCGAACGGCTCCGGCAAGTCGACGCTCTCCCACGTGATCGCCGGCAAGCCCGGCTACGAGGTCACAGAGGGGGAAATCCTGTTCAAGGGCGAAGACCTGCTGGCGATGGCGCCCGACGAGCGCGCTGCCAGTGGCGTGTTTCTCGCCTTCCAGTATCCCGTGGAAATTCCCGGCGTCACCACCATGAATTTCCTGCGTACGGCCTACAACGCCCAGCGCAAGGCGCGCGGCGAAGGGGAACTGATGGCGCCGGAGTTCCTGAAGAAGGTCCGAGAGGTCGCCAAATCCCTGAACATCCCGCAGGACATGCTCAAGCGCGGCGTCAATGTCGGCTTCTCCGGCGGCGAGAAGAAGCGCAACGAGGTGCTGCAGATGGCGCTGTTCGAGCCGAGCCTGTGTATCCTCGACGAAATGGATTCCGGCCTCGACATCGACGCGCTCCGGATCGCCGCCGACGGCGTCAATGCGCTGCGTTCGGCCGACCGCGGCATGGTCGTCATCACGCATTACCAGCGGCTGCTCAACTACATCGTGCCCGACTTCGTGCACGTGATGTCGAAAGGCCGCGTGGTCAAGAGCGGCGGCAAGGAGCTGGCGCTGGAGCTGGAGGAATCCGGCTACGCCCAGTTCGAGGACGCGGCCTGA
- the sufB gene encoding Fe-S cluster assembly protein SufB has translation MPAVQETVERVRRIDVDQYRYGFETLIESDKAPKGLSEDTIRFISAKKNEPAWMLEWRLEAYRRWLTMTEPTWARVDYPRIDYQELYYYSAPKPKKQVGSLDEIDPEILKTYEKLGIPLREVEVLEGVVRPEGERRIAVDAVFDSVSVATTFKDELMKAGVIFMPISEAIREHPELVKKYLGSVVPTSDNFFATLNSAVFSDGSFVYVPPGVRCPMELSTYFRINERNTGQFERTLIIADKGSYVSYLEGCTAPQRDENQLHAAVVELVALDDAEIKYSTVQNWYPGNSEGKGGIYNFVTKRGDCRGNNSKISWTQVETGSAITWKYPSCILRGDNSRGEFYSIAISNGFQQVDSGTKMLHLGKNTTSRIISKGIAAGKSQNTYRGLVTAHRKATNARNFTACDSLLIGDKCGAHTVPYIEAKNSSATFEHEATTSKISEDVLFYCTQRGLSQEEAVGLVVNGFVKDVLQQLPMEFAVEAQKLISISLEGSVG, from the coding sequence ATGCCAGCCGTACAAGAGACGGTCGAACGCGTCAGGCGTATCGACGTCGACCAATACCGCTATGGGTTCGAGACGCTGATCGAATCCGACAAGGCCCCGAAGGGCCTGTCGGAGGATACGATCCGCTTTATCTCAGCCAAAAAGAACGAGCCGGCCTGGATGCTGGAGTGGCGGCTGGAAGCCTATCGCCGCTGGCTGACCATGACCGAGCCGACCTGGGCGCGCGTCGACTATCCCCGGATCGATTACCAGGAGCTCTATTACTACTCGGCGCCAAAGCCGAAGAAGCAGGTCGGTTCGCTGGACGAGATCGATCCCGAAATCCTCAAGACCTACGAGAAGCTCGGCATTCCCCTGCGCGAGGTCGAAGTGCTCGAGGGCGTGGTCAGGCCCGAAGGCGAGCGCAGGATCGCCGTTGACGCTGTGTTCGATTCGGTTTCGGTCGCCACCACCTTCAAGGATGAACTGATGAAGGCCGGCGTGATCTTCATGCCGATTTCGGAGGCGATCCGCGAGCATCCCGAGCTCGTGAAGAAGTATCTCGGCTCGGTCGTGCCGACCTCGGACAATTTTTTCGCGACGCTGAACTCCGCGGTATTCTCAGACGGCTCCTTCGTCTATGTGCCGCCCGGCGTGCGCTGCCCGATGGAGCTCTCGACCTATTTCCGCATCAATGAGCGCAACACCGGCCAGTTCGAGCGCACGCTGATCATCGCCGACAAGGGGTCTTACGTCTCCTATCTCGAAGGCTGCACTGCGCCGCAGCGCGACGAGAACCAGCTGCACGCCGCCGTGGTCGAGCTGGTCGCCCTCGACGACGCCGAGATCAAGTACTCGACCGTGCAGAACTGGTATCCGGGCAACTCCGAAGGCAAGGGCGGCATCTACAATTTCGTCACCAAGCGTGGCGACTGCCGCGGCAACAATTCCAAGATCTCCTGGACCCAGGTCGAGACCGGCTCGGCGATCACCTGGAAATATCCAAGCTGCATCCTGCGCGGCGACAATTCTCGCGGCGAATTCTATTCGATCGCGATCTCGAACGGTTTCCAGCAGGTCGATTCCGGCACCAAGATGCTGCACCTCGGCAAGAACACGACGAGCCGCATCATCTCCAAGGGCATCGCGGCCGGAAAATCGCAGAACACCTATCGCGGTCTCGTCACTGCGCACCGGAAAGCCACCAACGCCCGCAACTTCACCGCCTGCGACTCGCTCCTGATCGGTGACAAGTGCGGGGCGCACACCGTGCCCTATATAGAAGCCAAGAACTCTTCGGCGACCTTCGAGCACGAGGCGACCACCTCGAAAATCTCGGAGGACGTGCTGTTCTATTGCACGCAGCGCGGCCTGTCACAGGAAGAAGCCGTCGGCCTCGTCGTCAACGGCTTCGTGAAAGACGTGCTGCAGCAACTGCCGATGGAGTTCGCGGTGGAAGCGCAGAAGCTGATCTCGATCAGCCTCGAGGGTTCAGTGGGATAG
- a CDS encoding cysteine desulfurase family protein: MAERLYFDWNATTPLRPEARDAMAAALGLVGNPSSVHAEGRRARHLVEEARAAVAGAVGASARNAVFTSGGTEANALALTPGLRTPAGAPVERLVLSAIEHPSVLSGGRFAREAIMAIGVTPSGHLDLDRLRAALSAGPPALVSVMAANNETGALQPISEVADIAHEAGSLLHVDAIQALGKIPFNINEIWADIVTLSAHKIGGPKGVGAAIFREGLAGLEPLLRGGGQEFGRRAGTENVAGIAGFAAAMKAAMAALPAEERRLEALRNRLEAGLRETKGLIIFSADGPRLPNTTLFAAPGLKAETAVIGFDLEGIAVSSGSACSSGKVQPSHVLKAMGVGSALAQGAVRLSLGWSTQEADVDLCVQAWRKLANTLLRGEDETLLERF; encoded by the coding sequence ATGGCTGAAAGACTCTACTTCGACTGGAACGCGACCACGCCGCTTCGCCCCGAGGCGCGCGACGCGATGGCTGCGGCGCTCGGGCTGGTCGGCAATCCGTCGTCAGTCCACGCCGAGGGCCGCCGCGCCCGCCATCTGGTCGAGGAGGCGCGGGCCGCGGTCGCCGGCGCGGTCGGGGCTTCGGCTCGCAATGCAGTGTTCACCTCGGGTGGCACCGAGGCCAACGCGCTGGCGCTCACCCCGGGGCTTCGCACGCCTGCCGGCGCGCCGGTGGAGCGGCTTGTGCTTTCGGCGATCGAACATCCATCGGTGCTGTCGGGCGGGCGCTTTGCGCGGGAAGCGATCATGGCGATCGGTGTGACGCCGTCGGGGCATCTCGACCTCGATCGCTTGCGCGCGGCGCTCTCGGCCGGCCCGCCGGCGCTGGTATCGGTCATGGCGGCCAATAACGAGACCGGCGCGCTTCAGCCAATCTCTGAAGTGGCTGACATCGCACATGAGGCGGGATCGCTGCTGCATGTCGACGCGATCCAGGCGCTAGGTAAAATACCGTTCAATATCAATGAGATATGGGCAGATATTGTCACTCTATCGGCACACAAGATCGGCGGGCCCAAGGGCGTTGGCGCTGCCATCTTCCGCGAAGGCCTTGCCGGCCTCGAACCGCTGCTGCGCGGTGGCGGCCAGGAGTTCGGGCGGCGTGCCGGCACCGAGAATGTGGCAGGGATTGCGGGGTTCGCGGCCGCGATGAAGGCGGCGATGGCCGCGCTGCCGGCTGAGGAGCGCCGCCTGGAGGCCCTGCGGAACCGGCTTGAGGCCGGCTTGCGCGAGACGAAGGGGCTCATCATCTTCTCAGCCGACGGACCCCGGCTGCCCAATACCACTTTGTTCGCAGCCCCGGGACTGAAGGCTGAAACCGCCGTAATCGGCTTCGACCTCGAGGGGATCGCGGTTTCCTCAGGTTCGGCCTGTTCCTCCGGCAAAGTGCAGCCCTCCCACGTGCTGAAGGCCATGGGGGTCGGTTCCGCCCTGGCCCAGGGAGCGGTGCGGCTCAGTCTGGGCTGGTCCACGCAGGAAGCGGACGTCGATTTATGCGTTCAGGCTTGGCGAAAGCTCGCCAATACCCTACTTAGAGGGGAGGACGAAACACTGCTTGAACGGTTCTAA
- a CDS encoding alpha/beta hydrolase has product MPEVIFTGPAGRLEGRYHPAKQKNAPIAMILHPHPQFHGTMNHQIVYQCYYAFAHRGFSVLRFNFRGVGRSQGSFDHGSGELSDAASALDWAQTINPEARACWVAGFSFGAWIGMQLLMRRPEVEGFISIAPPANLYDFSFLAPCPSSGLIVHGEKDAVVPPKDVNTLVEKLKTQKGIVIDQQVIPGANHFFDGKLEPLMETITAYLDMRLANVR; this is encoded by the coding sequence ATGCCTGAAGTCATTTTCACCGGCCCGGCAGGCCGTCTCGAAGGCCGTTACCATCCGGCCAAGCAGAAGAACGCGCCGATCGCCATGATCCTGCATCCACATCCGCAATTTCACGGCACGATGAATCACCAGATCGTCTATCAGTGCTATTACGCCTTCGCCCATCGCGGGTTCTCGGTGCTGCGCTTCAACTTCCGCGGCGTCGGCCGCAGCCAGGGCTCGTTCGATCACGGCAGTGGCGAGTTGTCGGACGCGGCGTCCGCGCTCGACTGGGCGCAGACCATCAACCCCGAGGCGCGCGCCTGCTGGGTCGCGGGCTTCTCGTTCGGCGCCTGGATCGGCATGCAGCTCCTGATGCGCCGTCCGGAGGTCGAGGGCTTCATCTCGATCGCGCCACCCGCCAACCTCTACGACTTCTCCTTCCTCGCGCCCTGCCCGTCCTCCGGGCTGATCGTGCATGGCGAGAAGGATGCGGTGGTGCCGCCCAAGGACGTCAACACGCTGGTCGAGAAGCTGAAGACGCAGAAGGGCATCGTGATCGATCAACAGGTGATTCCGGGCGCCAACCATTTCTTCGACGGCAAGCTCGAGCCGCTGATGGAGACGATCACCGCCTATCTCGACATGCGGCTCGCCAACGTGCGCTAG